A part of Roseitalea porphyridii genomic DNA contains:
- the accD gene encoding acetyl-CoA carboxylase, carboxyltransferase subunit beta has translation MNWITNYVRPRLNSMLGRRETPENLWIKCPETGEMVFHADVEENQWVIPVSGHHMKITARERLRHFYDEGAFEEIANPEVPQDPLRFRDQKKYADRLRENRLKTGLEDSIINATGTLEGMRIVTTVHDFSFMGGSLGMAAGEAIIRGFETAVERKCPMVLFAASGGARMQEGILSLMQLPRTTVAVEMLKEAGLPYIVVLTNPTTGGVSASYAMLGDIHIAEPGAVIGFAGARVIEQTIREKLPEGFQRAEYLLDHGMVDMVVPRPELRPTIARLLRILTKKDALVTEEPAEPAVIDNSDTAPVAGLEPAEPPANGSAEPGPPQREPAETGQKPSPSF, from the coding sequence ATGAACTGGATCACCAACTATGTGCGCCCGCGGCTCAATTCGATGCTGGGCCGCCGCGAGACGCCCGAGAACCTCTGGATCAAATGTCCGGAGACCGGCGAGATGGTGTTCCACGCCGACGTCGAGGAAAACCAATGGGTGATCCCGGTCTCCGGCCATCACATGAAGATCACGGCGCGCGAGCGGCTGCGCCATTTCTATGACGAGGGCGCGTTCGAGGAGATCGCCAATCCCGAGGTGCCGCAGGACCCGCTGCGGTTTCGTGACCAGAAGAAATATGCCGACCGGCTGCGCGAGAACCGGCTGAAGACCGGGCTCGAGGATTCCATCATCAACGCGACCGGCACGCTCGAGGGCATGCGGATCGTCACCACCGTGCACGATTTCTCGTTCATGGGCGGGTCGCTCGGCATGGCGGCGGGCGAAGCGATCATCAGGGGCTTCGAGACGGCGGTGGAAAGGAAGTGCCCGATGGTGCTGTTCGCCGCCTCGGGCGGCGCGCGCATGCAGGAAGGCATCCTGTCGCTGATGCAGTTGCCGCGCACCACTGTCGCCGTGGAGATGCTCAAGGAAGCCGGCCTGCCCTACATCGTCGTTCTGACCAATCCGACCACAGGCGGGGTTTCGGCCTCCTATGCAATGCTCGGCGACATCCATATCGCCGAGCCGGGCGCGGTGATCGGCTTTGCCGGCGCGCGCGTGATCGAGCAGACCATTCGCGAAAAGCTGCCCGAGGGCTTCCAGCGCGCCGAATATCTGCTCGATCACGGCATGGTCGACATGGTCGTGCCGCGACCAGAGCTCAGGCCGACGATCGCGCGGCTCCTGCGCATCCTGACCAAAAAGGATGCGCTCGTCACCGAAGAGCCGGCCGAACCCGCCGTGATCGACAATTCCGACACCGCGCCGGTCGCCGGGCTCGAACCGGCCGAGCCGCCTGCGAACGGATCAGCCGAACCCGGGCCCCCGCAACGTGAACCGGCCGAGACCGGCCAGAAACCGTCCCCCAGCTTCTGA